The genomic segment TAGGCACGGTCCATGACGTCCCGGGCCCGCAGCATGCGGCGGTTGGTGTCTTCGGCGGCGCGGCTCACGATGTCATCAGACCACGGCCCAGACGGTTCCGGCCCCGCGTGACGGTCCGGCGACCGCAGAGGGCGATGGGTCGGCGGCGGAATCCACCAGTTCCGGCACATCTCGTCCACGCGTCGGCCGCATTCATGGACCTGGCCTTCGGAATGAAGGGATCAAGTCGCTCCTCTCGCGGCCCGTTGGGGCAGATCCACCCGGTGGGCACCGCACCGGTACGAGCATGCCAATGCCTGTACCGGTGCGGTGCGTCCGCTTCTGCCATCGTGACCCCGCCAGGACGACGGGACAGTTCTCAGCGGGATACCGAATCCCTCTGTTCACAGCCCGCGCAGTGGGCCGCGCCGCACACATGTTGCCGATGCTCCGGCTGCGAGAGCGAGAGCGGTCATCAGGAAAGCGAGGGATGAGTGGGCGGGGTGCAGGAGCCACGCCCAGTGCCGGGGAGCACCGGCCGGCGTCCAGCCTGTCGCGCCCAGCACAAGGGGCACCACCGTGGTTAGAAGGGCTGCGGTCCGGGTCCCTAGGAACGCGGCCACCAGCATGGCGATACCGATATATCCCGCGGTGTTGCGGCCGATGACGAGTGCGATGTCCTTGTCCAGGGACAGATCGACCCCTATAGCGGTCACGGCCGAGAGGGCAGCCACGGACAGCCCGAGCGCGGTGTCCCATCTGTTGATCGGTCGGGTCGCAACGGTCTCCAACCGTCTGTCCGCGCGCCCGATGCCGTGCATCAGGACGACGGCGGGAAGCACCGGGACGAGGTGACCCATGAGAAATCCGCCCGATTGCCCTGTCAAGATGGGGATGGGCAATTCGGCCTCGCCGACCACAAGGCCGACGCAGACCGTCACCGCAGAAGTGATCACGAGAGCCCAGGGCGCACGGATCTTGAGCCACCAGCTCACGAGCCGCCCCTTCTGGGTATCAGTTGCGGATTCACATCGCAGGCACCCATGGCCTGGAAATTCACCCGGTACCAGATGGTTTGGGTCTCACTGGGAAGACTTCTGATCTTCTGCGCAAGCGCTGTCGCTTCGGTCCCGGTGTGCCGAGTGGTGGTCTCGACCGTGGCGCCTGCGGTCAGCAGCATCCAGGCCGCTACCGGGGCAGCGGCCTCCGCAGCCGGATAGGACTGCCGAGCGGCACAGGCCGGCGTAGGAGGCAGCAGGCCGGAAACCACCCCCGCGGAAATGTCCTGCTGCCGGGCGCCTGGCGAGATGCCGAGCTTGGCTTCCTTGCCTGAGGCGTGAGCCGCCATGGTCAGAACGTCGGGGGTGCTCACACCAGCCTCATGAAGCGAGCGCACCACTCTGCTCGCCTGGCTCCGGACCATGGCGGGATCACGCACCTCGGGCCACAGGCACACCTTGAGCCCGGCCACGCTCTCGCAGCGCAAGTCACTGTCCGGCCGCGCGACCAGCGGCTCGCTGGACAGACCATGCGCGAAAGCCGTACCGACCCCCGTACCGACCAGGACGAGCAACAGGCCGGATACCAAAGCTTTTCGTGTCGCGTCGAAGCTGATGACCGTGACGCAGGCGAGCACGATACCCAAGGTGAAGGCGACGGCACTCCAGACAGCCCACACGTTTAGCACTTGGTCCGTCCCGCAGCAAGCACTCAGTCCGCCGCCCACCAGATGTCGTATCCAGAGAATGTTCCACGAGGCCGGATAGGCATTCGCCACAAAGGCGGACACAAGAACGGCGGGTACGGAAAGGACTGCCGTCCAACGCCGCCCTATGCAATATCCGACCAGGGTGTTGGAAGTCACCACGAGCAGTTCGACGGCAAGAATTCCCCAATCGGGCGACCCCCAGCCCACGGCAGCCGCGTTGGCCGACAAGCAGAGGGCGACCAGACAAGTGATCGCACCACCGGCGACCACCAGGGTCAGTACAGGAGCGCTGACACCAAGAGGGCTACGAACATGGGGGTGGCCGAAGACTCCACCCCGGCTCAGCCTCGCACCTTCCCAGGCCCCAAGCCCCGCGCAGATGGTCGAGACGAAGGGCAGAGCATAGGTGGAGCTTCCCGTGGCCGAGGGCCAGTAATGATCAGTGGTCCAGGACGTCAGGTCATGCCCGATCGCGAGCAGGACGAACACGACGAGCAGCGGAATGACATAGGTGGCAGCAGAGGAACGAAAGAGGGTACGCAATAACATGACTTACGCCTCCTGGCGGACAAGGTGGGCGTAGGCGGCTTCGGCCTGTTCCCTGACGCTGGGAAGGTGGGGCTGTCCGGCGAGGGCATGGAACGCTTCGGTACCACCCTGAAAACGGACATGCCCTTGGTCGAGTACAACGACCTCGGAGTAGAGGTCGGCGAGATCCTCGGTCTGGTGGGTGGACACCATCACATGCACGTCAGCGGTGAGTTGCTCAAGCAACCCCCGGAAGACCTTGCGTTGCGTCGGGTCAAGGCCGGCTGTTGGCTCGTCCAACAAGATGAGTTCACTCCGATGAGTCAGCGCTCCCGCCAAGCCCATTCTGCGCCTTTGCCCTCCGGACACCTGATGACTGCGTCGGTCCGCCAAGTCGGTGAGTCTCACACGGGCCAGCGCGTCGACCGAGGCGTCCCACGCGGACTTCCGTGACATACCTTTCAGCCAGCCCATATAGGCCACCTGCTCGCGTACCGTCAGGCCCGGTACGGCCATGACGTCCTGGGGCAGCCAAGCCACCCTCCGGACGTACTCCGCCCTCGACCGACGATCGGTCGGCTTGATCCCGCCCCAAGCGACACTGCCTTGGTGCGGGGCCAGTTGAGTCGCCGCCAGCGCCATCAGGGTTGACTTACCCGCGCCGTTGGGGCCCAGCAAGACAGTCGCCGGACTGTCGATGACAAGGTTCAGCCCCGTGAAGACCGACGACGTCCGCCGGTAGCGGAAGTCGATTCCGCTGAACTGCAGTGCCATGTGGAATAGCTCATTCTGTCGTGAGGGCGTACAGGTCCGGGGGCGAGAGAGCAGAAACTTGGGGTTCAGCTGAACCAACAGCTGAACCCCAACGAGTGCTACAGCCCGGCTACCACTTGATCGTCACGGTTGACGCCGAGAAGACGCTTCCTCCATTGAAGCCGCTCAGCTCGAAGTAGTAGGTCCCCGCCACCTTGTCCCCCCACGATGAGGTATTGCACGTGTTGGTTTTGGAACCCGAGCTTTTGTCCGGGGCGAGGCTGATGTCCTGCCACAGGACTAACGTAGCGGAAGTGAAGGACGAGTCGGTACTGCAGCCCTTGAGGCCGACTGACGTGCTCACAGCGTCGCTGTTGAGGTCTGACCAGCGGCTGGACTCGTGACCGCGCGTCCAGCCTGATATGTAGGACGTGCGACTGTCTTCCGCCTGGGCTGGAAGCGCTCCCAGACTCAGCAGAACAACGCTTCCCGTCAGGACCGCTGTAATCCTGCGCGCTCTGTTCATGGTTCCCTCCTGATGACTGGCCTATACCAGACCCATTGCACGAACACCCACGCACCGAGGGCCAGTTGACCGTCTGATCCTATCAACACACTGGGTGGTGAACTAGGGAATTCATTCGATCCACGGCGAATCGATGCGGACTTGATCGAGGTCTCGTTGTTCAGAGAAATTCTCTGCCTACCGATACTGGCCTACCAAGGTTGAACTGGTGAAGCCATAAGGGCTGACAGTAGGTTCCTGCCTGCGGTATCACCGGAGGGGGCGGTCTCCACGGAGTGGCGGGTTGGCCGCTGAGCGGCAGGGCAAGCGCGAGGACTTACGCGGCTTCAGGCGGGGCCGAGCGGTCGGTCCGGGGCGAGGGCAGTACATACATCGATGACCAGGGATCTGTGGAACAGCGTCCGCCCGGTGCGGCGATGGCGTCAGGCGTAGGCCGAGGGCGGCCCGCGATCCTTGCGGTCTCAGGGGCAACTCACCGCTGCGACTGGGCGAGAAGAAGTTCGCTCAGGTGGAGTCGGCACTGTCCAAGGGGCCGACGGTCACCCGGGCCAAGGACTGACGCTGCCGGTCCGATGGGCGCCCTTGGCGAGCCGGAGGGTGACCGAGATCATCAAGGACCTCGGTACCTGACGCGGGCGGAGACCGGCAGTGACGTCAGGCGCTCAACTCTCCCGTACACACGGCGGAGACGAACCCGGCCCACGCGCCGTCGGCGAGCACCAGCACCGGACCGGCCGGCACCTTGCTGTCACGGACCGGAACAACACCCGACAGCCCGGACCCGACCTCGACGCAGTCACCACCGTTGTTGCCGCTGTAGCTGCTCTTACGCCATGCCACACCGGGCATACCGTCTGTACTCATCATGCGTTCAGTTCCTTCATGGCTTTGACAATCAGGTCGATCGACCGACTGGTTGAGAGCGCGTCTGCTGTCAGCAGATCATAGGCACGCTCGGCCTCCTTGACATGTGCTGGCTCAGCAAGGATCTGCCCCTGCAAAAAGCCGTCCACGTAGACCACATCGGGTCCTTCGTCCAACCTGAGGGTGGAGAACGAGCCATCCACACCGGCATGGACACCACTGTCGTACGGAATCACCTGGATCACCGTGCTGGGAGTCTCGGCGGCCGTCACCAACTGCTCCAACTGGGCCCGCATGGTCTCAGGGCTGCCCACGCACCGGCGCAACGCGTTCTCGTCCAGAACGACCCACAACTCAGGCGCGTTCTTTCGATCCAGGATGTGCTGCCGCTCCAACCGAGCCGTCACCATCTCGTCAACGACATAGGGATTCGGTCGTCCCGCCGACAGCACAGCCCTCGCGTACGCCTCGGTCTGAAGTAGCCCCGGCATCACCTGAGCCTGGAACGACCGAATCACGGTCGCGGCCTCTTCGAGGTCGACGTACGGCCGGAACCACGCCGGATACGCGTACTTGATGACCAGTGGCCACAGCCGTTGGAAGTGGTCCACCAACCCGAAGGTCTCATCGCAGAGTTGGGACAGCTCCCTGCTCGGCAATCGCTTCGCCGCCTCGATCTTGTTGAGCAGCGAAGGGGCCATGTGCGCCCGTTTGGCCAGCTCCCGCTGGGAGATGCCCGCCGCCTCCCGGCGTCGTCGAAGCTCCGTTGCGTAGAACGAAAGAACGGATGACGAGGGGTCAAGCTCGTCTGCGTATGCCATGCGCGCACTTCCTTCCCATTGACATCACCCAGAGTCAACGCCAACTACCTGGCCGCCACGGTCGCGGAACGCGAGTCTAGGAGCACAGCAGGTAACTGTTCAAAGGGAAGGTACGGCAGCCATGGGCGAGAGGGCATCCCTCCGGCGGGAGGAAGGGAGCGCTGACGTGGGATGCGCCCCCGCCGACACGGGCGGTTCGCGGCGTCCGGTGCTCGGTGCGTTCGCTCGTACCGGTGACGCAGAGTTGTCCCCACGCGGTCCGGGAGCCGGGCGGTCGTGGTGAGAGGCAACGATTTCCGTCGGCAACGCGCCTTGCCCGAGGTCGACTCGGCGGTCCACCGGTGGCCGCCGTGCGAGTGCGGCGGCCCCAAGTGCCCGGACAGGAAGCAGCCTCCGGCCACCGAACTGGTACGCGTGCCCGAATCCGTACCCGTACCGCCGACGGAGAAGGACAGCGCGACGATAGAGCGGGTACGTCACCTGCTCCGCGAGTACAACCAGCGGCACGGGTTCAACAGGCGGTCCCGGTGACGGAGCGCGCGGAAGCACACAGGTCCGTACCGTCCGCCGGGACGCGGGAGCGCACCCC from the Streptomyces sp. AM 4-1-1 genome contains:
- a CDS encoding helix-turn-helix transcriptional regulator, with protein sequence MAYADELDPSSSVLSFYATELRRRREAAGISQRELAKRAHMAPSLLNKIEAAKRLPSRELSQLCDETFGLVDHFQRLWPLVIKYAYPAWFRPYVDLEEAATVIRSFQAQVMPGLLQTEAYARAVLSAGRPNPYVVDEMVTARLERQHILDRKNAPELWVVLDENALRRCVGSPETMRAQLEQLVTAAETPSTVIQVIPYDSGVHAGVDGSFSTLRLDEGPDVVYVDGFLQGQILAEPAHVKEAERAYDLLTADALSTSRSIDLIVKAMKELNA
- a CDS encoding DUF397 domain-containing protein, translating into MMSTDGMPGVAWRKSSYSGNNGGDCVEVGSGLSGVVPVRDSKVPAGPVLVLADGAWAGFVSAVCTGELSA
- a CDS encoding ATP-binding cassette domain-containing protein, yielding MALQFSGIDFRYRRTSSVFTGLNLVIDSPATVLLGPNGAGKSTLMALAATQLAPHQGSVAWGGIKPTDRRSRAEYVRRVAWLPQDVMAVPGLTVREQVAYMGWLKGMSRKSAWDASVDALARVRLTDLADRRSHQVSGGQRRRMGLAGALTHRSELILLDEPTAGLDPTQRKVFRGLLEQLTADVHVMVSTHQTEDLADLYSEVVVLDQGHVRFQGGTEAFHALAGQPHLPSVREQAEAAYAHLVRQEA